Part of the Triticum urartu cultivar G1812 chromosome 2, Tu2.1, whole genome shotgun sequence genome, GCAGAGCTTGGAGCCGCCTAATCTCAAGCCGATTTCGGATCGTGAGGCCATAGATCTTGAAGCCGCAGAATCTCGAGCCATGAAGGCGTGAACCCATCGCGACACGTGCCGCAGAGATCGGTGGCGTGACAACATTGAGGTTGTGGAGGCCGGGCGGCTAGCAGCGAGAGCTCGGGCAGGCAACAATGGTGATGCAGAGGCAGGGGAGGCGGAGGAGCGGGAAAGAGAGAGGTGTTCACGCGGTACATAACTGGCTGGACGAGGCGGTGCGGTGCAGTTAATATCCCATTGTACACCGAGTGCCGTTTGGTGGACAGTTAGCTTACAGGAAACAAAACGTTTTCAGCTTTTAGAAAGAAAAAAGGGAATTATGTAAGCAGTGTCTTCCGAGAAAAATGAAATCGAAAATATTCCGAGATGGCAAATATTCGAAGATGACTATGAAAACACAATTACACCAATTGTTGTTTGGTGGACAGTTCGCTTATGGAAAATAAAACATTTTCAGCTtttagaaaagaaaagaaactgTATTTTGTAAGCCGTGTGTTCCGTCCGGAGCACGCGGTTTATACTGCTCGCTGCCACAGAGACTTCAGATGCGGAGAGTATGGCAACATGGAAGGAGAGTACACCGAGTGTTTTGATGGGCATTGTGGATGTACAGAGCTATAAGGTGAGAGCCTTTTGCTTGCCATGGGTTTTAAATAGGAGTATTAAACTCGGCGGCACTGCTATACGCCGAGAGACTGATAAATTGCCCTACTAATTGAGGATGCCCTTGTCGAAAGTTGTTTCTTGAACACCAACAATACTATTTACAAACTTTGTTGAAATTAGAAAAGTTTGCGTTACAACCAAATTTATGCCTTATATTTTCCCAAGAGGCGGTACAATTCATTGACAAGGCGTAAAGTATTTAGCTCTAGTCTCACTCAAGAAAAAAACGAGGTGGACACACACACACGTAAAGGATGTCACTCAGGAAAGTGCACTATAGTGTTAGTGTTGGCTTGTCGAAAAACACAGTAGATCAACTGTGCATGGCGCAACGGTTAACTTAGGCGAGATCGGTAATTTATTGGTGCCAGGACAAAGCAAACGGTCAACATGAAGTAGATACACGTAGCGTCTGTGTCGGCTCATGATTTAGGCGGCCGTCGACATCCCTCTTGTGTTTCTGTTGTAGCGGAGCATGAGCTTCCCCTTGGGCCCTGGCATGACCACGTTCCAGTCCGTCTCGGGGAACGGCGACACCATCTCCATCTCAAAGTTCCTCAGGAGGTGGCTCCATATCACCTTGATCTGCATATACGCGAACGCCTCGCCGACGCACGCATGCCGCCCAGCGCCGAACGCCGTGTACGAGAGCGCCCCGCCTGCCCTGTCCTCTCCTCTGCCGGGGCTGAACCGGTCCGGCTCGTACGTCTCCGGATCGCTGTACACTTGCGGGAGACGGTTGTGGATCACCAGCGGGCTCGCGACCGTGCGCCCCTCAGGGACCTCGTACTCGACGCCCTCGCTTGTCCGCACGGTGAAGCTCCGGCGCGCATGGCGCAACAGCATCATCGCCGGCGGGTGGAGCCGCAGAACCTCCTTGACGCAGCGGTGGAGGGTGTCCATCTCCTGCAGGACCTCGTAGTCCACGCGGTCCCCGTGCCGCGCCATGATCCGCTCCTGCTCCTGGACGGCAGCGCGCAGATGCTTGGCGTTGGCGCGCGCGAGGAGGCGCGCTCCGGTCCACGTGCCCGTGCTGGAGCTTGTGTGCTGCCCCGCGAACAGCGCAGAGACCAGCATTCCGACCACTTCCGTCTCGGTCGTGGCGCGGCCGTCTTTGTACCTGGAATCGATCAGGCACTGGAGCATGTCATCGACGACGTTTCGGCTGCCATCGGGGCAGCTTGCTTTGCGGGAGCTGACGATGTCGGAGAATATCTCGCCGAGCCTAGCGCGCGCCTTGTCACGTCTGTGATGCGCCGGGATCGGCAGGTGCGGGAATAGGATGGTGACGAGGCGCATGCCGTCGTTGAGTTCACGGAGGTGCGTTGCGACCTCGACCAGCATCTTCGCCCTCACCTCCTCCCCAAACAAGCATCGGCTGGCGACGAGCGTGACGAGGTGCTCTAGCTCCTGCTTCAAGTCAACCGTGCCGGACTGTCCCCATCTCGCAAAGTACTCCTGCACGCGTAACATACACACGTACACTTATATATGCTGTGTTTTTTTGTAGGGATATATACACTTATATCCGTTAGCAAGAGCTAAGACGAAAAAGTGAGGCAACTGATATTAAAGGTACCATCTTATTATTTCCTACCTCGACTTCGCGCACCATGAGGCGGGCGTAGCTTCTGAGCTTGGCCGGCTTCATTGCGTCCCCAAAGAAGCGGAACTGCTCGCGCCGAGTGGCGAAATCCACGTCGAAGGCGACGCCGGGCCCGAAGGTCGGAGTGGTGAACTGCGAGACCTCATCCTGGCTGATTTCTGACTCCAGTCCTTGGTAGAAATGGCTCGACACGTCTGGCCCAACCAGGAAGGTGACCTTGCGATGCAACAATCTCACCGTGAACACGCTCCCCATCTCCGCGTGGGCATCGCAGAGCACTCGCAGCGGGCCCTTGGCGAGAAGCGCTGGGAGGATGCCAAGAAAGGGAGCCCCTGCGGCCGTGGGCGGCGGAGGAGGTGATCGTTTGCTTGTTGGGAAGGACGTCGCCCGTCGTCGTGCCATCATGATGGACACGACTGCAACGAAAATAGGAACAAATGCTAGCCAAAGGACTCTCGGAAATTCCATATTTGCACTTCAAATGCGATGGGGGTTGTACTGTAAGAACATTGTAAAACGAGTCAGTAACTTTGGTGCGACTTGTGTGTACTCGAGACATGCACCCATCAATAATCAAGTGCGTGTGCTTTTTGGAGCACATGTGATAACACTTTTCTATTTGCTGCCATTCCAAAATGTTCCTATATATTACAGACATGGATGCAAGTTTTTTAGCGTACTTTCATAGAGTTTATAGGGTACCATTCATTTCTTATTAGCACTCATTGCCCACACGGGCGTTCCAGCGATATTAAGGGGAACCTTCTAAGGATACATTGCATTTGATAGGCAAGAAAAGAGAACTTACTGATCTATAGGGAGGCCAGCAACTCGGAGGACCTTCAGCTAGGGTCACCCACGCAATCGATCAGCGCGGCTGAAGCAGGTTGATGGCATGGCTTTATAAAGCCCGCCGCCCAAAGTCAAGTTGTCACTCAAACTTTATTATTACTACATGCTGCACAGGTGCGGCATGTATGAACATGTGGTGCCTTCCAGTTGAAGTTGAGATTTAACGGCTAACCCACGGTCGCGTTTGTTAGATAAATTAGCATCTTGCAACACCGAATAGAATAATTTACCAACCTTGGTCATGCAGGTCTAAAACGTATGAGAGACGGTCAGCCGTGGCCATGGAAGTCTGCCGAACCTGCCGTGCCTGACCAAGAGTATGAGAACTACGGTCAGCTCCAGCTGGTGGTCAAGTCATTTGTGTTGGGGCAATGTGCACTGCATACCGATCTGCGGATGGATGTGTTGCATGTCTCACACGGCAATGTGGTATGTAGATTTACCcgaaaaaaaatgaaaattgtGGTATGTAGATTCCAAACAACAAATTGAAAAGGAGGAAGTAACCCCGGCCTCTGTATGATGCACAAAATCATATATCATTAATTATCCAAACAATGGCAAGCAAAGTTAGTGATGACAGCGACGCGCCTTTGATTtgtttcagtgcttgtagtcgtcgctaggtggtctacgaatctggatgtaatttttatttctggTATTCGTTATACTGTCATGATTGAAGATcaatagattgaaagtttttcgcaaaaaaaaactCGGCGTTAACAAAAATGGTAAAAAAAACAAGGCTATCGGACAAGCCTTGCGGCAGGATATCCAAATCCTACCACACATTCTAGAAGCTATATAGTTACATACAAAGGGCACATCTCTCCA contains:
- the LOC125540581 gene encoding obtusifoliol 14-alpha demethylase-like, whose translation is MEFPRVLWLAFVPIFVAVVSIMMARRRATSFPTSKRSPPPPPTAAGAPFLGILPALLAKGPLRVLCDAHAEMGSVFTVRLLHRKVTFLVGPDVSSHFYQGLESEISQDEVSQFTTPTFGPGVAFDVDFATRREQFRFFGDAMKPAKLRSYARLMVREVEEYFARWGQSGTVDLKQELEHLVTLVASRCLFGEEVRAKMLVEVATHLRELNDGMRLVTILFPHLPIPAHHRRDKARARLGEIFSDIVSSRKASCPDGSRNVVDDMLQCLIDSRYKDGRATTETEVVGMLVSALFAGQHTSSSTGTWTGARLLARANAKHLRAAVQEQERIMARHGDRVDYEVLQEMDTLHRCVKEVLRLHPPAMMLLRHARRSFTVRTSEGVEYEVPEGRTVASPLVIHNRLPQVYSDPETYEPDRFSPGRGEDRAGGALSYTAFGAGRHACVGEAFAYMQIKVIWSHLLRNFEMEMVSPFPETDWNVVMPGPKGKLMLRYNRNTRGMSTAA